The following nucleotide sequence is from Acidobacteriota bacterium.
GTCGCCCCTACCCGCTAGGTCCAGGTCTCCCTCAAACCCCTTCCACCTCCACCCGCGCATCGTTGTAACAAGCTCCACCCGCCACGCGATTCACGTGGGCAGGGCAGAGGGCGGTGGAGGTGTAGGTGTTTTGGGAGGAGCGGCGCCAGGCGCCTTTGGGGATGACGACGACGCCGGGGCGGACGCGGGGGTCGAGACGGAGGTGGCAGTGGACCTCGCCGAGGCGGTTGTGGACGCGAACGGGGGCGCCGGCGGCTAGGTTGCGGGAGGCGGCTTCGTCGGGGTGGAGGGTGGCGGTGAGTTGGTCGAGGCTGAACTCGCCGAAGGTGCTGTTGAGCAGCTCGCTGGTGGCTGGGGTGATGAGGGTGAGGGGGCCGTCGGCTTGGGCGTCGGCGCCGCGGCCGCCGAGGGTGGTGTCGTCGGGATCCTCGGTGCCGGGGGGCACGTAGCGGTAGGGCTCGGGGCCCAAGCACTCCGGCGTGAGATGGATCTTGCCGTCGGGGGTGGCGGGGTGGACGGTGTCGAACTGCACGGGGCTGGAGCCGGGAAAATCGAAATTCTGCTGGCCACCGCGGGCGAGGATCTCCGGATCCACCGCCTGGCCGGCGCGGTGCACGTGGGGCACCACCGCCTCGAAGGCGGAGTCGTCGTCGAGCTGGAAGATGGGAGCGTCCCAGCCCATGGCGCGGCCGAGGGCGGCGAAGGTTTCGACGTTGGAGCGGGCCTCCCCCGGGGGCTCCACGACCTGGTGGCTGGCGCCGACCACGTAGGCCCCGTAGCCAACGCGGATGTCCCGATGCTCGAGCATGGTGGTAGCGGGGAGAACGATGTCGGCGTAGAGAGCGGTGTCGGTCATCACCTGCTCGGAAACGACGGTGAAGAGGTCCTCCCGCTCCAGGCCGCGGAGCATGCGGTGCTGGTCCGGCACCGTCACCAGGGGATTGCAGTTGTAGACCACCAGCGCCTGCACCGGCGGGTCGAGGGCGGGCTCCTCCTCCCCCACCAGCGCGAGCCCTAGGCGGCTCTGATTGATCTCGCGCGTGTTCCAGGCGGGAATCTGCAGCTCCGGCGGGCGGGTGAAGCCGCCGGCCTTGCTGTTGCTCAAGGTATAGCCGCTGCCCCGCTGGCCGAACTTGCCCAACAGGGCAGGGATCGCCAGCACCGCCGCCACCGCCTGACCACCGTTGCGGTTGCGCTCCAAGCCCCAACCGCAGCGCACCGCCGCCGGGCTCGCCGCGGCAAAGCGATCGGCGCATTCCAGGAGATCCGCCACCGGCACGCCGGCCTCCTCGGCAGCGCGCTCCGGCGGCCAGTCTGCCGCAGCGGCGAGGAGGGGCTCGAGGCCGACAGCGTGCTGGTCCAAGAAATCCCGATCGAGAGCCCCCAGCTGCTGCCAGCGGTGGATCATCCCCAGAGCCAGGGGCAGGTCGGCACCGGGTCGGACGGGCAGGTGGAGGTCGACCTCGCGGCTAGAAAAATTGCGCACCGGGTCGATGACCGTGATGAAGGCGCCGTTCTGCTTCGCCTGGCGCAGAAAGGGGACGTGGTGAATGCTCGAAGCCTTGGGGTTGGCGCCCCAGACGAGGATGGCCTGGGAGTCGGCGTAGTCCTCGTAGGCGACGCCGGGCATCATGCCGTACATGGCACGATCCACGGCACTGGTAGGAGCGGCGCAGATGGTGCGATCGAGGCGGGAGGCGCCGAGGTGGGCGAAGAAGTGGTAGTCGAGGAAGCCGTCGCTCAAGGCACCGTTGGAGCCGCCGTAGTGGCAAGGGAGCACGGCCTCGCCGCCCCAGCGGTCGGTAATCTCTTCCAAGCGGCGAGCGATCTCCCCCAGGGCGTCGTCCCAGGAGATGCGCTCGAAGCTGCCGGAGCCCTTGGGGCCGGTGCGGCGGAGGGGATAGAGCAGGCGGTCGCGATGCTCCAGGCGTTCAGCGAAACGGCCGACCTTGCGGCAGATGAAGCCCTGGGTAGTGGGGTGACCGTTCTGGACCCCGCCGATATGGGTCACCCGCCGCCGCCCGGCTTCCCCCGGGGCCACCGTGACCTCCAGGCCACAGGCGTCGGGACAGTCGAGGATGCAGGCGGAAGTGAGGGTCTCCTCGCCCTGGGCAGGGCTCTCCACCGT
It contains:
- a CDS encoding molybdopterin-dependent oxidoreductase; the encoded protein is MSDEQQTQTVESPAQGEETLTSACILDCPDACGLEVTVAPGEAGRRRVTHIGGVQNGHPTTQGFICRKVGRFAERLEHRDRLLYPLRRTGPKGSGSFERISWDDALGEIARRLEEITDRWGGEAVLPCHYGGSNGALSDGFLDYHFFAHLGASRLDRTICAAPTSAVDRAMYGMMPGVAYEDYADSQAILVWGANPKASSIHHVPFLRQAKQNGAFITVIDPVRNFSSREVDLHLPVRPGADLPLALGMIHRWQQLGALDRDFLDQHAVGLEPLLAAAADWPPERAAEEAGVPVADLLECADRFAAASPAAVRCGWGLERNRNGGQAVAAVLAIPALLGKFGQRGSGYTLSNSKAGGFTRPPELQIPAWNTREINQSRLGLALVGEEEPALDPPVQALVVYNCNPLVTVPDQHRMLRGLEREDLFTVVSEQVMTDTALYADIVLPATTMLEHRDIRVGYGAYVVGASHQVVEPPGEARSNVETFAALGRAMGWDAPIFQLDDDSAFEAVVPHVHRAGQAVDPEILARGGQQNFDFPGSSPVQFDTVHPATPDGKIHLTPECLGPEPYRYVPPGTEDPDDTTLGGRGADAQADGPLTLITPATSELLNSTFGEFSLDQLTATLHPDEAASRNLAAGAPVRVHNRLGEVHCHLRLDPRVRPGVVVIPKGAWRRSSQNTYTSTALCPAHVNRVAGGACYNDARVEVEGV